Proteins encoded by one window of Tunturibacter psychrotolerans:
- a CDS encoding SDR family NAD(P)-dependent oxidoreductase has product MQSDEKQGSVKANVSRRFFLAGGSAALSAVSLTGNMEGQMAQAKTEPWGRILNGRVAVVTGAARGIGRAAAVALAHSGANVVGIDICAVVDPRSGVEPASRAELDQTGEMVRSEGVQWRSFVLDQRDLPALRIAADKINAEFGHIDILFANAGIQAFRPLLLMEDADWHIQIDVNLTGTANALRAFAPYMVQQAHGRIIMTTSTQGRHGTLNGSAYSASKWGIIGLMKSAAMELGPHGVTVNCLVPGLIDTPLTRHEERYEQALQVAGRTPSGDKALDEEAARKVLQSKSILGVPWIDPSEMAPVVVFLASDAARMVSGATYDVTGGDSANNV; this is encoded by the coding sequence ATGCAATCAGATGAAAAACAAGGGTCGGTTAAGGCAAACGTATCTCGCAGATTTTTTCTGGCAGGCGGGTCAGCAGCGCTGAGCGCGGTTTCACTAACAGGAAATATGGAGGGGCAGATGGCACAGGCGAAGACAGAGCCTTGGGGACGCATTCTCAATGGCAGAGTGGCTGTAGTGACTGGAGCGGCACGCGGGATTGGACGCGCTGCGGCGGTAGCCTTGGCGCATAGCGGAGCTAACGTGGTTGGAATCGATATCTGTGCCGTTGTCGATCCGCGTTCGGGAGTGGAGCCAGCAAGTCGTGCTGAACTCGATCAGACTGGTGAAATGGTTAGGAGCGAAGGAGTTCAGTGGAGGAGCTTTGTGCTGGACCAGCGCGACCTTCCCGCACTGCGCATAGCCGCAGACAAGATCAACGCTGAGTTTGGCCACATTGACATCTTGTTCGCCAATGCTGGTATCCAGGCGTTCCGTCCGTTACTTCTGATGGAAGACGCCGATTGGCACATCCAGATCGATGTCAATCTGACGGGCACAGCCAATGCTCTTCGTGCCTTTGCGCCGTATATGGTGCAGCAGGCACACGGCCGGATCATCATGACTACATCAACTCAGGGGCGACATGGCACGTTGAACGGTTCCGCTTATTCGGCATCGAAATGGGGCATCATTGGCTTGATGAAGTCTGCAGCGATGGAACTGGGGCCGCATGGCGTCACCGTGAACTGCCTTGTGCCAGGACTCATCGATACGCCGCTCACGCGCCATGAGGAACGATATGAGCAAGCTTTGCAGGTGGCGGGGCGCACGCCATCGGGCGACAAAGCCTTGGATGAAGAAGCGGCTCGTAAGGTGCTGCAGAGCAAATCAATTCTGGGTGTGCCGTGGATCGATCCGTCAGAGATGGCCCCAGTCGTCGTGTTCCTTGCGTCTGACGCGGCGCGAATGGTTTCAGGCGCAACCTACGATGTAACCGGCGGTGACAGTGCCAACAACGTCTAG
- a CDS encoding helix-turn-helix transcriptional regulator has product MTQLSQERMILVGANEPLPEDHFWFDGDGFSVYAAKQPRSTWQEHVHDCLQVTVGLEPAHMHAEWRATGMLRQSKEFIGNAVSVIPARIPHKTLWQRRATLIHIYIREEFLLRLASDVLQQDSLELQPTYLVRDLLIEELARSLYLESVDGHLNAAVASAAVTTLCVRILRAYSVREGEAAYATGGLGPAREHRVREYIEADLERDLSIQSLADVAGLSPQHFAVLFRESTGFTPHQYVNHRRIACAQELLKKGDVPLIEVSMQCGFSSQSQFITTFRKLVGMTPGRFRSSLTASHS; this is encoded by the coding sequence GTGACACAGTTATCGCAGGAACGAATGATTCTGGTTGGAGCGAACGAACCGCTCCCCGAGGATCATTTTTGGTTTGATGGAGACGGCTTTAGCGTTTACGCGGCCAAACAGCCGCGCAGTACGTGGCAGGAGCATGTGCACGACTGCTTGCAGGTAACCGTAGGCCTTGAGCCTGCGCATATGCATGCGGAGTGGCGTGCAACGGGGATGCTTCGCCAAAGCAAGGAATTTATCGGGAACGCAGTCAGCGTGATCCCCGCGCGTATTCCGCACAAGACACTCTGGCAGCGGCGGGCAACGTTGATTCACATCTACATTCGTGAGGAGTTTCTGCTACGTCTTGCCTCAGATGTCTTGCAGCAGGACTCTTTGGAGCTTCAGCCTACCTATCTGGTCCGAGATTTGTTGATTGAGGAACTCGCTCGTTCGCTTTATCTCGAGTCAGTCGATGGTCATCTAAATGCTGCGGTGGCGAGCGCAGCAGTCACGACGCTCTGCGTGCGGATACTCCGTGCCTACAGCGTACGAGAGGGCGAGGCGGCTTATGCGACAGGAGGTTTGGGGCCCGCCCGCGAACATCGCGTGCGGGAGTACATCGAAGCGGACCTAGAACGCGATCTCTCCATTCAGTCGCTTGCAGACGTAGCTGGATTGAGCCCGCAACACTTCGCGGTCCTATTTCGCGAGTCCACCGGATTCACACCGCATCAATACGTCAATCATCGCCGCATCGCCTGCGCACAGGAACTTCTGAAGAAAGGTGATGTACCGCTCATTGAGGTATCGATGCAATGTGGCTTCTCAAGCCAGAGCCAGTTCATCACGACGTTTCGCAAGCTGGTAGGCATGACGCCAGGGCGCTTCCGGTCATCACTCACCGCTTCTCACTCGTAG
- a CDS encoding cupin has product MNNATTEKVIPTIALTEGAEIFEYSKAADPISSGATPRIPVKTFSPELYASGETRVVPLDLSEELKTDYPVTGPSVLASFVRIKSGESITTSADATSEFFYVIKGKGHTEIQQGAIEWNEGDIFALPGVAAAVHHADADTAFYMVNDSPLLAYLGVEKSRNRFQPTLYTRVMIMTELERAKNDPNAGKRSRVSVLLANKNFGQTLTITHTLWSMFGIVPPGTRQLPHRHQSVALDFAVEAKPGVYTLIGPELNPDGSIKDAIRVDWVKGAAFVTPAGYWHEHVNESGADAYVMPIQDAGLHSYLRTLDIQFYLED; this is encoded by the coding sequence ATGAACAACGCAACTACCGAAAAGGTGATCCCGACTATTGCTCTCACGGAGGGTGCCGAGATCTTTGAGTACAGTAAAGCAGCTGACCCAATCTCTTCTGGAGCGACGCCGCGCATCCCAGTCAAGACGTTCTCGCCTGAACTGTATGCTTCCGGCGAGACACGTGTTGTTCCACTCGATCTGAGCGAAGAGTTGAAGACCGACTATCCTGTGACGGGCCCTAGTGTGCTGGCAAGCTTCGTTCGCATCAAGTCTGGCGAGTCGATCACCACTTCAGCTGATGCCACCAGCGAGTTCTTCTACGTCATCAAAGGCAAGGGCCATACCGAAATCCAGCAGGGCGCCATCGAGTGGAACGAAGGCGACATCTTTGCGTTGCCCGGCGTAGCTGCTGCAGTGCACCATGCTGACGCGGACACTGCTTTCTACATGGTCAACGACTCTCCTCTGCTCGCGTATCTTGGTGTGGAAAAGTCAAGGAACCGCTTCCAGCCGACGCTGTACACGCGTGTCATGATCATGACCGAGTTGGAGAGGGCCAAGAACGATCCAAACGCAGGCAAGCGCAGCCGTGTCAGCGTGCTGCTGGCAAACAAAAACTTCGGCCAGACGCTCACCATCACACATACGTTATGGTCCATGTTCGGCATTGTGCCTCCAGGTACGCGGCAGCTCCCGCACCGTCATCAGTCCGTTGCGCTCGATTTCGCGGTAGAAGCCAAGCCCGGCGTATACACCCTGATCGGACCAGAACTGAATCCGGACGGCTCTATCAAAGACGCTATCCGCGTGGACTGGGTGAAGGGTGCTGCGTTCGTAACACCAGCCGGCTACTGGCATGAGCACGTCAACGAGTCTGGTGCCGACGCCTATGTGATGCCAATCCAGGATGCCGGTTTGCATTCCTACCTGCGCACCCTGGACATCCAGTTCTATCTCGAAGACTGA
- a CDS encoding cupin domain-containing protein — protein MISKYRTIGITAVTIASLTAVLAQTGANSVASGKREILLQTTESWNGKPYTHYPTGQPQLTTIKLTIAPHTALPWHTHPFPNVVYVLSGTLTLHDKATGKTLVVHQGQAVGESVDDVHRGESGDEPTILLITYAGTPGVPTSVPAKGEKAEY, from the coding sequence ATGATTTCTAAATACCGCACCATTGGAATTACTGCCGTCACCATAGCATCGCTGACGGCCGTACTCGCTCAAACCGGCGCGAATAGTGTTGCAAGCGGTAAACGCGAGATCCTATTGCAAACGACCGAATCATGGAACGGCAAGCCGTACACACACTACCCGACGGGTCAGCCACAACTCACGACGATCAAGCTAACCATAGCACCACACACTGCCCTGCCATGGCACACGCATCCATTCCCAAATGTCGTTTACGTGCTTTCAGGCACGCTTACGCTGCATGACAAGGCGACCGGCAAGACGCTGGTTGTTCATCAGGGACAAGCGGTAGGCGAGTCAGTGGACGATGTGCATCGGGGCGAGTCGGGTGACGAACCCACCATTCTCCTCATCACCTATGCGGGCACCCCAGGCGTTCCAACCTCAGTCCCTGCAAAGGGCGAGAAGGCCGAATACTGA
- a CDS encoding PQQ-dependent sugar dehydrogenase, with amino-acid sequence MRPSRFAKFHALAPIAFTALLPSALHAQQTITGQAAFADYTQQKPGIRRKITVADLPEPKPSESVDNGPTLVQRPDGAWPIAPTGFTVQLYAGGDAATPMQRSENKKEIHSPTSGTFVMPRIIHAAPNGDLFVADSQAGSVLVLRGVTEAGKAATISTYATGLDHPFGIAFYPAGANPQWIYIGNATTVVRFSYKSGDLKAAHAPETIVPDLPGYAQLRGGGHWTRDVVFSADGKHMLVSVGSGSNADDPDTHPGEFHRADVLEYTPEGKFVEVYAYGIRNCVGEAVNSITGQLWCSTNERDALGNNLVPDYVTSVKEGGFYGWPWFYMGGHQDPRLMGTHPELKSKVITPDVLVQPHMASLGMTFYPTSQSMFPSQYDGDGFASEHGSWNRANRGGYEVIRIPMKDGRATGEYEDFLTGFVTADGQVWGRPVGVAVGHDGALYVTDDGSRSVWRVSYTGK; translated from the coding sequence ATGAGACCTTCACGCTTCGCAAAGTTCCACGCATTAGCCCCTATCGCCTTCACCGCCCTACTTCCTTCTGCGCTCCATGCCCAGCAGACGATCACCGGTCAGGCCGCGTTTGCCGACTACACGCAGCAGAAGCCAGGCATCCGGCGAAAGATCACAGTGGCGGACCTGCCAGAGCCGAAGCCGTCTGAGTCTGTAGACAACGGTCCCACTCTCGTTCAAAGGCCAGATGGCGCGTGGCCCATCGCCCCAACCGGTTTTACGGTCCAGCTGTATGCGGGCGGCGACGCAGCCACACCTATGCAGCGGTCCGAAAACAAGAAAGAGATACACTCGCCTACCTCTGGCACCTTCGTGATGCCTCGCATCATCCACGCTGCACCCAATGGCGATCTCTTCGTAGCGGACTCGCAGGCCGGCTCTGTTCTGGTGCTGCGCGGCGTTACGGAGGCAGGTAAGGCAGCCACTATCAGCACCTACGCTACGGGTCTCGATCATCCCTTTGGCATTGCGTTTTATCCCGCGGGCGCGAATCCCCAATGGATCTACATAGGAAACGCAACGACCGTGGTTCGATTCTCCTACAAGTCCGGCGATCTTAAGGCCGCCCACGCGCCCGAGACAATCGTGCCTGATCTTCCTGGCTACGCTCAACTTCGTGGTGGCGGCCATTGGACGCGAGACGTCGTCTTCTCTGCCGACGGAAAGCATATGCTGGTGTCTGTGGGAAGTGGATCGAATGCAGACGATCCCGACACCCATCCTGGAGAGTTCCATCGGGCGGATGTCCTTGAGTACACCCCTGAGGGAAAATTTGTCGAGGTGTACGCCTACGGTATTCGTAACTGTGTCGGTGAGGCGGTCAACTCTATTACGGGTCAGCTCTGGTGTTCGACAAATGAACGTGACGCCCTGGGGAACAATCTTGTTCCAGACTATGTGACTTCAGTCAAAGAAGGCGGCTTCTATGGCTGGCCCTGGTTCTATATGGGAGGGCATCAGGACCCACGACTTATGGGCACTCATCCTGAACTCAAATCCAAAGTCATTACGCCAGATGTACTGGTTCAACCTCATATGGCATCGCTAGGAATGACGTTTTACCCTACCAGTCAATCCATGTTCCCATCCCAATACGACGGTGACGGATTCGCATCTGAACACGGGTCGTGGAATCGTGCGAATCGCGGAGGCTACGAGGTGATCCGGATTCCCATGAAGGACGGCAGAGCCACCGGCGAATACGAGGATTTTCTTACCGGCTTTGTCACTGCGGATGGGCAGGTCTGGGGCCGGCCGGTGGGAGTCGCCGTGGGGCATGATGGCGCTCTCTACGTTACAGATGACGGCTCTCGCAGCGTTTGGCGCGTGTCTTATACCGGCAAATAG
- a CDS encoding aldo/keto reductase, with protein MNNQQTLTAAAAGTFTIGGDLTVNRMGYGAMRITGAGVWGPPVDKADAVATLRRAIELGVDLIDTADSYGPGTSEELIAEALYPYSNGLVIATKGGWERPGPGQWTHNASPKHLTEALEGSLKRLRLDRIDVYQLHAPDNAVSFEASIEALARLREQGKIRHVALSNVTREHVERARVIVPIVSVQNRYSFADRESDFIVDYCEQNKIAFLPWAPLGQAKEAHDAIKKVAKDLDATPLQIALAWLLKRTKVILPIPGTSSVKHLEENIAAAGVELPQAAYDKLAAVSHPPASLRG; from the coding sequence ATGAATAACCAACAGACCCTCACAGCCGCAGCAGCAGGCACGTTCACAATCGGTGGTGATCTTACGGTCAATCGGATGGGATATGGGGCGATGCGGATCACAGGAGCAGGCGTGTGGGGACCTCCCGTGGATAAGGCTGATGCGGTTGCGACCCTTCGGCGGGCGATTGAACTCGGAGTAGACCTGATCGACACGGCCGACTCCTACGGGCCTGGCACATCCGAAGAGTTGATCGCAGAAGCACTCTACCCATATTCAAATGGTTTGGTGATTGCAACCAAGGGTGGATGGGAGCGCCCCGGACCTGGCCAATGGACGCATAACGCCAGTCCAAAACATCTCACCGAGGCACTTGAGGGCAGTCTGAAGCGGCTGCGACTGGACCGGATCGACGTCTATCAACTGCACGCTCCCGATAATGCCGTGTCCTTCGAGGCGTCGATAGAAGCACTGGCCAGACTGCGCGAGCAAGGTAAGATTCGCCACGTTGCGCTCTCGAATGTGACGCGCGAACATGTAGAGAGAGCCCGCGTGATCGTACCGATTGTCTCTGTGCAGAATCGCTATAGCTTCGCTGATCGGGAGTCGGACTTTATTGTTGACTATTGCGAGCAGAACAAGATCGCTTTTCTTCCGTGGGCTCCGCTCGGTCAAGCGAAGGAGGCACATGACGCAATCAAGAAAGTTGCAAAGGATCTTGATGCAACTCCTTTGCAGATCGCATTGGCCTGGCTACTCAAACGGACGAAAGTGATCCTGCCGATCCCCGGAACCTCCTCGGTCAAGCATCTGGAAGAGAATATTGCTGCTGCTGGTGTTGAACTTCCTCAGGCCGCGTATGACAAGTTGGCTGCTGTAAGCCATCCTCCCGCGAGTCTACGTGGTTAG
- a CDS encoding aldo/keto reductase: MNTRRDFLSRSVKGSAMVAAAAILGSASSASQLFEVDSLEQAFNSDDDGHYKPAFRFGIGGVPLGNEFAVVTDDDAYATIEAAWSAGVRYYDMAPWYGLGLAERRFGNFLHNKSRKEFVVSSKVGKLLKASKTAKKNGYFPFSPSPNDVTYDYTASGVRRSIEDSLQRLGIDSLDIAFVHDLSSDNKYLPTPWQEQFEIARKGAFPELTRMREEGLIKGWGIGVNTPEPIMRLLEVADPDVCLLASQYSLIDHKNALDQLFPAAKAKNVSFVIGSSLNAGFISGSPRYNYGKESYRIPSAFLEKRTKLRDVASNHGVDLRTAALQFSAAPDIAAALVVGASSEQQILADYTSMQTKVPAEFWADLKAKNLIEQNAPVPA; encoded by the coding sequence ATGAATACGAGAAGAGATTTCTTGAGCCGCAGCGTCAAAGGATCGGCCATGGTGGCTGCAGCAGCCATTTTAGGCTCTGCCTCAAGCGCATCGCAGTTGTTTGAAGTTGACAGCCTGGAGCAGGCTTTCAACAGCGACGATGATGGGCACTATAAGCCGGCCTTCAGGTTCGGGATCGGAGGTGTTCCGCTCGGGAATGAGTTTGCCGTTGTTACCGACGATGATGCGTATGCAACGATTGAGGCCGCGTGGAGCGCCGGGGTTCGCTACTACGACATGGCTCCGTGGTACGGACTCGGTTTGGCGGAGCGCAGATTCGGAAACTTTCTTCACAACAAGAGTCGAAAAGAATTTGTCGTTTCCTCGAAAGTTGGCAAACTGCTCAAAGCGTCGAAGACCGCGAAGAAAAACGGATATTTCCCCTTTTCCCCCTCCCCGAACGATGTGACTTACGATTACACGGCGTCTGGCGTGCGGCGTTCGATCGAGGACAGCCTGCAAAGGCTCGGGATTGACAGCCTGGATATTGCCTTCGTACATGACCTCTCGTCGGATAACAAATATCTTCCGACTCCGTGGCAGGAGCAGTTCGAAATCGCGCGAAAGGGTGCATTTCCTGAACTCACTCGTATGCGGGAAGAAGGTTTGATCAAAGGCTGGGGAATTGGCGTCAACACACCTGAGCCGATAATGCGACTCCTCGAAGTTGCAGATCCGGATGTATGTCTTTTGGCCTCGCAGTATTCTCTGATCGACCACAAGAACGCACTGGATCAATTGTTTCCAGCAGCCAAAGCTAAGAATGTGTCTTTCGTGATTGGGTCATCACTCAATGCAGGGTTTATATCGGGAAGTCCCCGTTACAACTATGGGAAAGAGTCATACCGGATTCCGTCGGCGTTTCTTGAAAAACGCACGAAGCTTCGCGATGTTGCTAGTAACCATGGAGTCGACCTCCGGACTGCCGCGCTTCAATTCTCTGCAGCGCCTGACATTGCTGCCGCCCTGGTTGTAGGCGCCAGCAGCGAGCAACAGATTCTTGCGGATTACACCTCCATGCAAACGAAGGTTCCTGCCGAGTTCTGGGCTGATCTAAAGGCTAAGAATCTGATCGAACAAAATGCGCCTGTGCCCGCCTGA
- a CDS encoding cupin domain-containing protein, translated as MSAIAAMNGIVSSLWAGIFVVEPSGKTDIHHHGEQDTVVYVLEGEACVRWGDTGEYSLTVGAGDFLHVPSWLPHQELNPSKERPFRWVVVRSTPEPIVVNLPDDFWTSTDPTPLERKRQ; from the coding sequence ATGTCCGCCATTGCAGCAATGAATGGCATTGTCTCCTCGCTTTGGGCAGGCATATTTGTGGTCGAGCCTTCGGGTAAGACAGACATCCACCACCACGGCGAACAGGACACCGTCGTTTACGTGCTTGAGGGAGAGGCCTGTGTGCGCTGGGGAGACACTGGGGAATACTCATTAACTGTTGGTGCGGGCGATTTTCTGCATGTGCCGAGTTGGTTGCCACATCAGGAACTCAATCCTTCGAAGGAACGTCCGTTTCGATGGGTGGTTGTGCGAAGTACGCCGGAGCCGATCGTTGTCAATTTGCCTGACGATTTCTGGACGTCTACTGACCCGACACCGCTAGAGAGGAAACGCCAATGA
- a CDS encoding NIPSNAP family protein: protein MDRRSFLSSSLAASALSLATAGNLLAQAGSTADNSAPEYMDLRRYHLASGPGVKITNDFFADPLIPALNRLGIGPVGAFSVYFGPDSPSYYLLMPSSKLETLVTADLELAKDVVFMKAAASFWDAPAATPPYIRIESSLLRTFPGYPKVTPPVSAATKGKRIYHLRQYQSPTNMDHVRKVEMFHNGEFGIFAKAGATGVFYADTLVGPNLPNLTYMLSFPDMTSLEADWEKFSADPDWKKLSADSRFNLDPPTVSNVTSLVLRPLACSQV, encoded by the coding sequence TTGGATCGTCGCAGTTTTCTTTCTAGCTCTCTCGCTGCTTCAGCCCTCTCGCTTGCTACTGCTGGTAATTTACTTGCTCAGGCAGGCTCTACTGCGGACAACTCTGCGCCGGAGTACATGGATCTGCGCCGATATCATCTGGCGAGTGGACCAGGCGTAAAGATCACTAATGATTTTTTTGCGGATCCTTTAATTCCGGCACTGAACCGGCTTGGCATTGGTCCAGTCGGTGCGTTCTCTGTTTATTTCGGACCAGATAGTCCGTCCTATTACCTGCTGATGCCAAGCTCGAAGCTGGAGACACTAGTTACCGCTGACCTTGAGCTGGCGAAAGACGTTGTCTTCATGAAGGCGGCTGCGTCGTTCTGGGATGCTCCCGCCGCCACACCGCCTTACATTCGCATAGAGAGTTCCCTATTGAGGACGTTCCCGGGATATCCCAAGGTCACTCCGCCAGTCTCCGCTGCAACTAAGGGAAAACGCATCTATCACCTTCGTCAGTATCAGTCGCCGACAAACATGGATCACGTCCGAAAGGTGGAGATGTTTCACAACGGCGAGTTCGGCATTTTCGCTAAAGCTGGCGCTACGGGAGTTTTCTACGCCGATACACTGGTCGGGCCGAACCTCCCGAATCTTACCTATATGCTCAGCTTTCCTGATATGACTTCGCTTGAGGCCGATTGGGAGAAATTTTCCGCCGATCCCGATTGGAAGAAGCTCTCTGCCGACTCGCGGTTTAACTTAGATCCACCTACGGTATCAAATGTGACAAGCCTTGTGCTGCGTCCTCTAGCCTGTTCGCAAGTCTAG